From a single Sphingobium sp. genomic region:
- the serA gene encoding phosphoglycerate dehydrogenase — protein sequence MTKPRVLISDKMDPNAAVIFRERGCEVDEITGKTPEELKAIIGQYDGLAIRSSTKVTQEILDAAPNLKVVGRAGIGVDNVDIPAASAKGVVVMNTPFGNSITTAEHAIALMFALARQIPEANTQTQAGKWPKNDFMGVEVTGKTLGLIGAGNIGSIVASRALGLKMKVVAFDPFLTPERAIEMGVEKADLDTLFAKADFITLHTPLTDQTRNILSRENIAKCKKGVRIINCARGGLVDEAALKDALDSGQVAGAALDVFQTEPAKDSPLFGTPNFICTPHLGASTNEAQVNVALQVAEQMADYLVSGGVTNALNMPSLSAEEAPKLRPYMALAQQLGSLIGQLSHGDLTQVSVEVEGAAAELNIKPITAAVLSGFMRRFSDAVNMVNAPYLAKERGMDIREVRHDREGDYHTLLRVSVKTDVGERSVAGTIFSNGTPRLVELFGVKVEADLEGHMLYIVNQDAPGFIGRLGTTLGEADINIGTFHLGRQEAGGVAILLLSVDTPVPATVLETIHNLPGVKRAMALKF from the coding sequence ATGACCAAACCCCGCGTACTCATTTCCGACAAGATGGACCCGAACGCTGCCGTGATTTTTCGCGAGCGTGGCTGCGAAGTCGATGAAATCACTGGCAAGACCCCTGAAGAACTGAAAGCGATCATCGGCCAATATGACGGTCTTGCGATCCGCAGCTCAACCAAAGTGACGCAGGAAATCCTGGATGCCGCGCCCAATCTGAAGGTTGTAGGCCGCGCTGGGATCGGCGTCGACAATGTCGATATCCCTGCAGCCTCGGCAAAAGGCGTAGTCGTGATGAACACGCCGTTCGGCAATTCGATCACGACCGCCGAACATGCGATTGCGCTCATGTTTGCGCTCGCACGCCAGATCCCGGAGGCGAACACCCAGACGCAAGCCGGCAAATGGCCGAAAAACGACTTCATGGGTGTTGAAGTGACCGGCAAGACCCTGGGCCTGATCGGCGCCGGGAATATCGGCAGCATCGTTGCCAGCCGTGCCCTTGGTCTCAAGATGAAGGTGGTGGCTTTCGACCCGTTCCTGACGCCCGAACGGGCGATTGAAATGGGCGTCGAAAAGGCCGATCTCGATACGCTGTTTGCGAAGGCCGATTTCATCACGCTGCACACGCCGCTGACGGACCAGACGCGCAACATCCTGAGCCGTGAGAATATTGCCAAGTGCAAGAAAGGCGTGCGGATTATCAACTGTGCGCGTGGCGGCCTTGTCGATGAAGCCGCGCTCAAGGACGCGCTCGACAGCGGTCAGGTTGCAGGTGCGGCGCTCGACGTGTTCCAGACGGAGCCTGCCAAGGATTCGCCTTTGTTTGGTACGCCCAATTTCATCTGTACCCCGCATCTGGGCGCATCGACCAACGAAGCGCAGGTGAATGTGGCGCTGCAGGTGGCAGAGCAGATGGCCGACTATCTGGTCAGCGGCGGCGTAACCAATGCTTTGAACATGCCGAGTCTTTCGGCCGAGGAAGCCCCGAAGCTGCGCCCCTATATGGCGTTGGCGCAACAATTGGGGTCGTTGATCGGCCAGTTGTCGCATGGCGATCTGACGCAGGTCAGCGTCGAAGTTGAAGGCGCTGCGGCAGAACTGAACATCAAGCCGATCACGGCTGCGGTGCTTTCGGGCTTCATGCGTCGTTTTTCGGACGCGGTGAACATGGTCAACGCGCCCTATCTCGCAAAGGAACGCGGCATGGACATACGCGAAGTGCGCCATGACCGCGAAGGCGATTACCACACATTATTGCGCGTATCGGTGAAAACCGATGTCGGAGAGCGTTCGGTTGCAGGCACGATTTTCAGCAATGGCACGCCGCGGCTGGTCGAACTGTTTGGCGTAAAGGTCGAAGCCGATCTTGAAGGGCATATGCTCTACATCGTCAATCAGGATGCGCCCGGTTTCATCGGCCGTCTGGGAACCACATTGGGTGAAGCCGATATCAATATCGGTACCTTCCATCTCGGCCGGCAGGAAGCGGGCGGCGTTGCCATTCTGCTGCTTTCGGTCGATACGCCGGTGCCGGCCACCGTTCTTGAGACAATTCACAATCTGCCTGGCGTGAAACGCGCGATGGCGCTCAAATTTTGA
- a CDS encoding ATP phosphoribosyltransferase regulatory subunit, producing MTNSLLPTGFRDRLPPEADASARLVRAILDTAASFGYERVQAPLAEFESSLTGSLGTSARDLLRFVDPVSGETMAVRSDITGQIGRIATTRMGHHPRPVRLSYGGPVVKLRATQLRPEREMMQVGAELIGLDSVAAASEVVQVALEGLKAAGAKELTLDLTMPDLIDTLAPQGDVAALKAALDAKDAGAVPAEFAPLIAAAGPLPEALDRMRAFDADGRLKERLDAIAAIADSVPADVRVTLDPTELHGFEYQSWFGFSLFSGHASGEIGRGGSYRIGEEPAVGFSAYIDPLIDAGLAQGERRRLFLPIGTLPQKAAALRAEGWVAVAQMNPDDSAEAQICSHVLVNGRPEPI from the coding sequence ATGACCAACAGCCTGCTTCCCACCGGTTTTCGTGACCGCCTGCCACCCGAGGCTGATGCCTCCGCACGGCTGGTGCGGGCCATTCTCGATACCGCCGCCAGTTTCGGCTATGAACGTGTGCAGGCTCCGCTTGCCGAGTTTGAAAGCAGCCTGACGGGCAGCCTTGGCACGTCGGCGCGAGATTTGCTGCGCTTTGTTGATCCGGTTTCGGGTGAGACGATGGCTGTACGTTCCGACATAACCGGCCAGATCGGCCGCATTGCCACTACGCGCATGGGTCACCATCCGCGCCCTGTGCGCCTCTCCTATGGCGGCCCGGTGGTCAAGCTGCGTGCCACGCAACTACGGCCCGAACGCGAGATGATGCAGGTTGGCGCTGAGCTCATCGGGCTCGACTCGGTCGCAGCGGCAAGCGAAGTTGTGCAGGTCGCGCTGGAAGGGCTGAAGGCTGCCGGGGCGAAGGAATTGACACTCGACCTCACCATGCCTGACCTGATCGACACATTGGCACCGCAGGGTGATGTTGCCGCGTTAAAGGCAGCGCTCGACGCGAAGGATGCGGGCGCGGTACCAGCCGAATTTGCACCCCTGATCGCTGCTGCCGGTCCGCTCCCCGAGGCGCTGGACAGGATGCGCGCATTTGACGCCGACGGACGACTGAAGGAGCGGCTTGATGCGATTGCCGCGATTGCCGATTCCGTACCGGCGGACGTGCGTGTCACGCTGGATCCTACCGAACTCCATGGCTTTGAATATCAAAGCTGGTTTGGTTTTTCGCTATTCTCCGGCCACGCGTCCGGCGAGATTGGCCGCGGCGGGAGCTACCGGATTGGCGAGGAACCCGCTGTGGGCTTTTCGGCTTATATCGATCCGCTGATCGACGCCGGCCTTGCTCAAGGGGAACGCCGCCGCCTTTTCCTGCCGATTGGTACTCTGCCGCAAAAGGCCGCTGCGCTTCGGGCGGAGGGCTGGGTAGCAGTGGCCCAGATGAACCCCGACGACAGCGCCGAAGCGCAGATCTGTTCGCACGTGCTGGTCAACGGGCGTCCGGAACCGATCTGA
- a CDS encoding phosphoserine transaminase, with amino-acid sequence MTSKPAAKPARPYFSSGPCAKPPGWTSEKLKTESLGRSHRAKIGKTRLQYCIDLMREMLDLPETHRIGIVPGSDTGAFEMAMWTMLGARGVTALAWESFGEGWVTDAVKQLKLEPKVHRADYGQLPDLSKVDWNDDVLFTWNGTTSGVRVPDGEWIPDDREGLSFADATSAVFAYDIPWDKIDVATFSWQKVLGGEGGHGVLILGPRAVQRLEEYTPAWPLPKLFRLMSKGALAEGIFKGETINTPSMLAVEDAIFALEWAQSIGGLSGLKARSDANAHALDKIVADRVWLNHLAVDSGIRSKTSVCLSIEGADADFIKKFAGLLEAEGAAYDIAGYRDAPPGLRIWCGATVDTADIEALAPWLDWAFATLNA; translated from the coding sequence ATGACGAGTAAACCAGCCGCCAAACCGGCGCGCCCCTATTTTTCTTCCGGTCCCTGCGCAAAGCCGCCGGGTTGGACCTCCGAAAAACTGAAAACCGAATCGCTTGGCCGTTCACATCGTGCCAAGATCGGCAAGACGCGCCTGCAATATTGCATCGATCTGATGCGCGAGATGCTCGACCTTCCGGAAACCCATCGCATCGGTATCGTACCGGGATCGGATACCGGTGCCTTTGAAATGGCGATGTGGACGATGCTTGGCGCGCGCGGCGTGACTGCGCTTGCATGGGAAAGCTTCGGAGAAGGCTGGGTCACCGATGCAGTCAAGCAGTTGAAGCTTGAGCCCAAGGTGCATCGCGCGGATTATGGCCAGCTTCCCGACCTGTCGAAGGTCGACTGGAATGACGATGTTCTTTTCACCTGGAATGGCACCACCAGTGGTGTGCGCGTACCGGACGGTGAATGGATTCCCGATGACCGCGAAGGCCTGTCCTTTGCCGACGCAACCAGTGCGGTTTTTGCCTATGACATTCCCTGGGACAAGATCGACGTCGCCACTTTCAGTTGGCAGAAAGTGCTGGGCGGAGAGGGCGGGCATGGCGTTCTGATCCTCGGTCCCCGCGCTGTGCAGCGGTTGGAGGAATATACCCCCGCATGGCCGCTTCCCAAGCTGTTCCGCCTGATGTCGAAAGGCGCGCTGGCTGAGGGTATATTCAAGGGTGAAACTATCAACACACCCTCGATGCTGGCAGTTGAAGATGCCATTTTCGCATTGGAATGGGCGCAATCCATTGGCGGTCTTTCAGGCCTGAAGGCGCGCAGCGATGCCAACGCCCATGCGCTCGACAAGATCGTTGCAGACCGTGTCTGGTTGAACCATCTGGCTGTCGACAGCGGCATTCGTTCGAAAACCAGCGTCTGCCTGTCGATCGAAGGCGCCGATGCCGATTTCATCAAGAAATTTGCCGGTCTACTGGAAGCCGAAGGTGCGGCCTATGATATCGCCGGATATCGCGATGCCCCCCCGGGCCTGCGCATCTGGTGCGGCGCGACCGTCGATACAGCTGATATCGAGGCCCTTGCACCTTGGCTCGACTGGGCGTTTGCAACTCTGAATGCGTGA